A DNA window from bacterium contains the following coding sequences:
- a CDS encoding isocitrate dehydrogenase (NAD(+)), which produces MYTITLIPGDGIGPEISEVVQKILEAAKVSIQWEVYEAGQRALVKFGDVLPGEVLDSIIRNKVALKGPLSTPIGEGFASINVTLRRTLNLYANTRPIRNIPGVDAKYSDVDLIVVRENTESLYSGIEHVVVPGVVESLKIITEAASTRIARYAFELARRQGRKKITGVHKANIMKLSDGLFLDCIRKVRREYPEIEYNELIVDNAAMQLVLNPHQFDILLTENLYGDIMSDLAAGLIGGLGLAPSGNIGQQAAVFEAVHGSAPDIAGKNVANPTALLLSSLLMLQHIGEVAAAERIFQALVTVLSQRQIRTPDLGGTATTQSFGQAIIEALR; this is translated from the coding sequence ATGTACACAATCACGTTGATTCCAGGTGACGGAATTGGACCGGAAATCTCCGAAGTTGTCCAGAAAATTTTAGAAGCGGCAAAAGTTTCGATTCAATGGGAAGTCTATGAAGCAGGCCAGCGGGCGCTTGTTAAATTCGGAGATGTTCTGCCGGGAGAAGTTCTGGATTCCATCATCCGGAACAAAGTCGCCCTGAAAGGACCTCTGTCGACACCGATCGGGGAAGGTTTTGCCAGCATCAATGTCACTCTTCGGCGGACGTTAAATCTTTATGCGAATACGCGTCCGATCCGGAACATTCCTGGAGTGGACGCAAAATATTCAGATGTGGACCTTATCGTGGTTCGTGAAAATACGGAGAGCCTGTATTCGGGGATTGAACACGTCGTGGTGCCAGGTGTTGTCGAAAGTTTGAAGATTATTACGGAAGCCGCTTCCACGCGAATTGCGCGGTATGCATTCGAACTTGCTCGCCGGCAGGGCCGCAAAAAGATTACCGGCGTTCACAAAGCGAACATCATGAAACTCTCGGATGGATTATTCCTCGACTGCATTCGAAAAGTGCGAAGAGAATATCCGGAAATTGAATACAACGAATTGATTGTCGATAATGCGGCCATGCAACTCGTTTTGAATCCACATCAATTTGATATCCTTTTAACGGAGAATCTCTACGGCGACATCATGTCCGATCTTGCTGCCGGTTTGATCGGCGGGTTGGGTCTGGCTCCCAGTGGAAATATTGGCCAGCAAGCTGCGGTTTTTGAAGCGGTTCACGGAAGCGCTCCGGATATTGCAGGCAAAAATGTAGCGAACCCCACGGCATTGTTATTGTCCTCATTGCTGATGCTGCAGCACATCGGCGAAGTGGCTGCGGCCGAAAGAATCTTCCAAGCATTAGTAACTGTTTTATCGCAACGGCAAATTCGAACACCCGATCTTGGCGGAACAGCAACCACTCAATCCTTTGGACAGGCCATCATCGAAGCGCTGAGGTAG
- the nuoF gene encoding NADH-quinone oxidoreductase subunit NuoF → MYEDYEKVMLRFIEDPEQNRVEGYERNGGYKAWKKVIHEMTPEEVMEEVKKSGLRGRGGAGFPTGQKWSFVPKNTGKPTYLCCNADESEPGTFKDRILIEKDPHQVIEGICIAAYALRCEQAFLYVRGEFSYGATLLDIGIRQARAKKYLGTNLFGKGVNLNITMFRGAGAYICGEETALMESLEGKRGNPRLKPPFPATVGLYGCPTVINNVETLANLPHILQRGADWFTKIGPKNNYGPKLFAISGHVNRPGVYEYPMGMSLQEMLDKAGGIKGGRKVKGVIPGGSSVPVLPASMMETPMDFDSLVKAGSMLGSAGIIVMDESVCMVRMAMITARFYAHETCGQCSQCREGTHWLYRILHRIEEGEGRMQDLEVLLDVCENMKGRTICVLSDAAAMPTEGFIKHFRSEFERHITEKGCPLKSQPVLV, encoded by the coding sequence ATGTACGAGGACTACGAAAAAGTAATGCTTCGTTTTATCGAAGATCCCGAACAAAACCGCGTTGAAGGCTATGAAAGGAATGGCGGATACAAGGCCTGGAAGAAAGTGATTCACGAAATGACGCCTGAAGAGGTGATGGAAGAAGTAAAAAAATCCGGTTTGCGGGGTAGAGGAGGCGCCGGCTTTCCGACAGGTCAAAAATGGAGTTTTGTTCCCAAAAACACGGGCAAACCGACCTATCTTTGCTGCAATGCCGATGAAAGTGAGCCGGGCACTTTTAAGGACCGGATCCTGATTGAAAAGGATCCGCATCAAGTAATTGAAGGAATTTGCATTGCTGCCTATGCGTTGCGTTGCGAGCAAGCTTTTTTGTATGTCAGAGGAGAATTTTCCTACGGCGCAACGTTGCTGGACATCGGCATCCGGCAGGCGCGCGCCAAAAAATACCTGGGCACGAATCTTTTTGGAAAGGGTGTGAACCTGAACATCACGATGTTTCGGGGAGCGGGCGCTTACATCTGCGGAGAAGAAACGGCATTGATGGAATCATTAGAAGGGAAGCGGGGGAATCCTCGACTCAAGCCGCCTTTCCCGGCTACTGTAGGGCTCTACGGCTGTCCCACTGTTATTAATAATGTAGAAACGCTGGCAAACCTTCCGCACATTCTTCAACGCGGCGCCGATTGGTTTACTAAGATTGGCCCGAAGAATAATTACGGTCCAAAATTGTTTGCGATCAGCGGACACGTGAATCGTCCGGGTGTTTACGAATATCCGATGGGTATGTCGCTTCAAGAGATGCTGGACAAGGCGGGCGGTATCAAAGGAGGACGCAAAGTGAAGGGTGTCATTCCCGGCGGTTCCTCCGTTCCTGTTTTGCCGGCTTCCATGATGGAGACTCCGATGGATTTCGATTCCCTTGTGAAGGCGGGGAGCATGCTCGGTTCGGCTGGAATCATTGTGATGGATGAATCCGTTTGCATGGTTCGAATGGCGATGATTACCGCCCGCTTTTATGCGCATGAAACATGCGGTCAATGTTCGCAATGCCGTGAAGGGACGCACTGGTTGTACCGGATTTTGCATCGCATCGAAGAAGGGGAAGGGAGAATGCAGGATCTGGAAGTTCTACTGGATGTCTGCGAGAACATGAAAGGCCGCACCATCTGTGTGCTTTCTGACGCGGCCGCAATGCCGACGGAAGGATTCATCAAACATTTTCGCAGCGAATTCGAGCGGCACATTACTGAAAAAGGTTGTCCGCTAAAATCTCAGCCGGTACTTGTTTAA
- a CDS encoding DUF4037 domain-containing protein, protein MQRKVDVPYPDPLRDAIIARNFPILRNTQSSYLNQIARAIDRRDSTTVHHRITSLLASYFDVLFAVNRVPHPGEKRLIQFAETNCNKLPAQMRADVESLLHAGWLEKVRFANTLINGLEKLLRSETVES, encoded by the coding sequence TTGCAAAGAAAGGTCGATGTACCCTACCCCGATCCGCTCCGGGACGCGATTATTGCGAGGAATTTTCCAATCCTGCGCAACACGCAATCCTCATACTTGAATCAAATCGCGCGCGCGATAGATCGCCGGGATTCTACGACCGTTCATCACCGGATCACGTCGTTGCTTGCGAGCTATTTCGATGTGCTTTTCGCTGTAAACAGGGTTCCGCACCCTGGCGAAAAACGTTTAATCCAATTTGCTGAAACCAATTGCAATAAACTGCCGGCGCAAATGCGCGCGGACGTGGAATCATTGCTCCACGCGGGCTGGTTGGAAAAGGTGCGGTTTGCAAATACGTTGATTAACGGTTTAGAAAAGTTATTGCGATCTGAGACAGTTGAGTCTTAA
- a CDS encoding methyltransferase domain-containing protein — MTDYLNSSIDLNDPEIVSAYDELPLWSAMFGMLLLKHVPIKPGMMVLDVGCGTGFPLLELAQRLGSTCKVYGIDPWETALKRAAQKAQLLNVQNVELKLADAAALPFPDGHFDLIVSNLGVNNFDDPEAVVRECWRVTRPSAGIVLTTNLQGHMQEFYDVFESTLLELGKETAVVELKKHIEKRATIEKVVTLFRKARFRITTVHQASTVMRFADGSALLRHYFIKLGFLDAWKGVIETAEQVEVFTRMEENLNRLSEKEGELRLTIPMAYIEGERVGL; from the coding sequence ATGACGGACTATTTGAATTCTTCAATTGACCTCAATGACCCGGAGATCGTATCCGCTTACGATGAACTCCCCCTCTGGTCGGCAATGTTCGGAATGCTGCTTTTGAAACACGTTCCGATTAAACCAGGAATGATGGTGCTCGATGTTGGGTGTGGAACGGGATTTCCTCTGCTTGAATTGGCGCAACGGCTGGGTTCCACGTGTAAGGTTTACGGAATCGACCCCTGGGAAACGGCCCTGAAGCGCGCCGCACAAAAAGCGCAGCTGCTGAATGTGCAAAATGTGGAGCTAAAGCTGGCAGATGCGGCAGCATTGCCCTTTCCTGATGGTCATTTCGACCTCATCGTCTCCAATCTCGGAGTCAACAATTTCGATGACCCGGAAGCTGTAGTGCGCGAGTGCTGGCGAGTAACCAGGCCTTCCGCAGGAATCGTGCTGACGACAAATCTGCAAGGACACATGCAGGAATTTTACGATGTGTTTGAGTCGACCCTTCTGGAACTTGGAAAAGAAACGGCGGTAGTTGAGTTGAAAAAACACATTGAAAAACGCGCAACCATCGAAAAGGTTGTGACTCTTTTTAGGAAAGCAAGGTTCCGGATCACGACCGTTCATCAGGCATCGACCGTAATGCGCTTCGCTGATGGCAGCGCTCTTTTGCGCCACTATTTCATCAAATTAGGTTTTCTGGATGCCTGGAAAGGCGTCATTGAAACGGCGGAACAAGTGGAAGTATTTACCAGAATGGAAGAAAATCTCAACCGGCTTTCAGAAAAGGAAGGAGAGCTTAGATTGACGATTCCCATGGCTTACATCGAAGGCGAGCGGGTCGGACTGTGA
- a CDS encoding Mov34/MPN/PAD-1 family protein — protein MEIRIKPILKKTEKSRLPGKVNRRYPSKLLAVFMDSSAMKELLQFASSDLHYELGGVLVGRVGRGTRRNFVEIKNFVPATKGISRRASFEFTNEAQQEIHQVVQERFRDLRIVGWFHTHPGYGVFLSSADQFIDQNYFNDPFHIAMVIDPTKQDVDLGVFVWDADHARVRVPLFTP, from the coding sequence GTGGAAATCCGAATCAAACCGATTCTTAAGAAAACCGAAAAGAGCCGTCTCCCGGGCAAAGTAAACCGGCGCTACCCTTCTAAGTTATTAGCAGTTTTTATGGATTCCTCAGCTATGAAAGAGCTCTTGCAGTTTGCCTCTTCCGATTTACATTATGAGCTGGGCGGAGTCCTTGTAGGGAGGGTTGGTCGTGGCACGCGAAGAAATTTTGTGGAAATCAAGAATTTTGTTCCCGCAACCAAAGGGATTTCTCGCAGGGCCTCGTTTGAATTTACAAACGAAGCACAGCAGGAAATTCATCAGGTTGTCCAGGAGCGTTTTCGCGATTTGCGAATTGTAGGATGGTTCCACACGCATCCGGGATACGGCGTGTTTTTGTCTTCAGCAGATCAGTTCATCGATCAGAATTATTTTAATGACCCTTTTCATATTGCGATGGTCATTGATCCGACCAAACAGGATGTTGATCTGGGGGTGTTTGTTTGGGACGCTGATCATGCGCGCGTCCGCGTCCCGTTATTTACACCATAG
- a CDS encoding EsaB/YukD family protein — protein sequence MSQITVTVVRADTNQEYEVELPDNALLEDLLPQLVQQLGLPLVGPDGNRISYQLSNKRTSQELKQNHTLAEYITKNGDMLLLTSTFVAGSFQC from the coding sequence ATGTCACAAATTACAGTCACTGTCGTGAGAGCAGATACAAATCAGGAATATGAAGTCGAGCTGCCGGACAATGCCCTGCTGGAAGACTTGCTTCCTCAACTTGTGCAGCAACTTGGTTTACCGCTTGTGGGTCCGGATGGGAACCGTATTTCCTACCAGCTTTCCAACAAGCGTACAAGCCAGGAATTGAAACAGAATCATACGCTCGCGGAATACATCACCAAAAATGGCGATATGCTCCTGCTGACCTCCACCTTCGTAGCAGGTTCATTTCAGTGCTGA